The following are from one region of the Corylus avellana chromosome ca1, CavTom2PMs-1.0 genome:
- the LOC132164618 gene encoding uncharacterized protein LOC132164618: MAGSGSFLRQLSGREAWKSTSNRWGGGGNRKQSGGGRGKSCCEGSWKQMEGLNMYGSENGGLVMRKRVMVVVDDSSHSKQAMMWALTHVANKSDFLTLLHIIPASGNGSETASDSSSSCSPYLANSLGSLCKACRPEVEVEALVIQGPKLATVLSQVKKLEVTVLVLGQKKPSPIFSCLRGTSSTEEFVEQCINNAECLTFGVRKQSRGMGGYLISSRWQKNFWLLA; encoded by the exons ATGGCAGGATCAGGTTCATTTTTAAGGCAACTGAGTGGGAGGGAGGCTTGGAAATCAACATCAAACAGGTGGGGAGGGGGAGGGAATAGGAAGCAGAGTGGGGGCGGGAGAGGTAAGAGTTGTTGTGAGGGAAGTTGGAAGCAGATGGAAGGGCTTAACATGTATGGAAGTGAGAATGGTGGGTTGGTGATGAGGAAGAGAGTGATGGTTGTGGTGGATGACTCCTCACACTCCAAGCAAGCAATGATGTGGGCGCTCACACATGTAGCCAACAAGAGTGATTTCCTCACTCTCCTTCACATCATCCCTGCTTCCGGTAATGGCTCTGAAACCGCATCTGACTCCTCTTCTTCCTGTTCTCCTTACCTTGCCAACTCTCTTGGGTCTCTTTGCAAGGCTTGCAGACCTGAG GTGGAAGTAGAAGCACTGGTTATTCAAGGGCCAAAACTGGCCACAGTGTTGAGTCAAGTGAAAAAGCTGGAAGTGACTGTGCTAGTGCTGGGACAGAAGAAGCCATCTCCAATTTTCAGCTG CTTACGCGGGACCAGCAGCACAGAGGAGTTTGTGGAGCAGTGCATTAACAATGCGGAGTGCTTGACTTTTGGAGTGAGGAAGCAGAGCAGAGGCATGGGTGGCTACCTAATCAGCAGCAGATGGCAGAAGAACTTCTGGCTCTTGGCTTAG